The following proteins are co-located in the Thermus thermophilus HB8 genome:
- a CDS encoding septum site-determining protein MinC — protein MRLRATPKALALRLDGGETPEDVRRLSLPEGLPLEVEVAGPVAQETLEALLALGRPLTLVPPRGRVVEGTLVVPRGLRAGQRVEYPGTVVVLGDVNPGAEVVAGGDVIVVGRLMGLAHAGASGDEERFIFALELRAKQVRIGPHLAQAPEEAEEGLGPEVVRALEGRIVVEPWGRKPLP, from the coding sequence CGCGCCACGCCCAAGGCCCTGGCCCTCCGCCTAGACGGCGGCGAGACGCCCGAGGACGTGCGCCGCTTAAGCCTCCCCGAGGGGCTTCCCCTGGAGGTGGAGGTGGCGGGGCCCGTCGCCCAGGAGACCCTGGAGGCCCTCCTCGCCCTGGGAAGGCCCCTCACCCTCGTCCCCCCGCGGGGACGGGTGGTGGAGGGCACCCTGGTGGTGCCCCGGGGCCTCCGGGCCGGGCAACGGGTGGAGTACCCCGGCACCGTGGTCGTCCTCGGGGACGTGAACCCCGGGGCCGAGGTGGTGGCGGGCGGGGACGTGATCGTGGTGGGCCGCCTCATGGGGCTGGCCCACGCCGGGGCCTCGGGGGACGAGGAGCGCTTCATCTTCGCCCTGGAGCTTCGGGCCAAGCAGGTGCGCATCGGCCCCCACCTGGCCCAGGCCCCGGAGGAGGCCGAGGAAGGCCTGGGGCCCGAGGTGGTGCGGGCCCTCGAGGGCCGGATCGTGGTGGAGCCCTGGGGGAGGAAGCCCCTTCCCTAG